One segment of Sulfobacillus thermosulfidooxidans DSM 9293 DNA contains the following:
- the lspA gene encoding signal peptidase II — protein sequence MSKPALGIVVIGTVILASDLLIQSRVSATMVPGQSIPILPPVLSLTYVLNNGAAFSLLRGGTPLFILVAFALLIGIGIYTWRHPHMPSLMVIALGLLAGGSAGNLWDRIIWGRVIDYIHVIDWPVFNLADSAIVVGMGLLVYYYWRLDKNGESSS from the coding sequence ATGTCCAAACCGGCTTTGGGCATTGTTGTGATTGGAACAGTGATATTGGCGTCAGACTTATTGATTCAATCTCGCGTTTCCGCCACCATGGTGCCCGGTCAGAGTATTCCTATTTTGCCACCCGTTTTGTCCTTGACCTATGTCTTGAATAATGGGGCAGCGTTCAGCCTTTTGCGAGGCGGAACGCCCCTCTTTATTCTTGTGGCTTTTGCCCTCTTAATTGGCATTGGCATTTACACGTGGCGTCATCCCCACATGCCGTCTCTGATGGTTATTGCCTTGGGATTATTAGCTGGGGGTTCGGCCGGAAATTTATGGGATCGAATCATCTGGGGACGTGTTATTGACTACATTCATGTCATCGATTGGCCCGTCTTCAATTTAGCTGACTCGGCCATTGTGGTGGGCATGGGTTTGCTCGTCTATTATTATTGGAGGCTAGACAAAAATGGCGAGTCTTCATCCTAA